The following are encoded in a window of Arctopsyche grandis isolate Sample6627 chromosome 4, ASM5162203v2, whole genome shotgun sequence genomic DNA:
- the LOC143910541 gene encoding RING finger protein 141-like → MGQGSSSSCGSGTNHEDLGSFPVELVQEDLLRHARIFAEIAALSYEDFVRQMGELNKLSKKCLDSNGKQLVFAVKKGTDSTILWKGTVRIGCVKIDPSTSSVETYRLINLAEFLQVFKTLQGHIKCIEANAKKITINASTSSDTNSTPYLTASILLQKIDDIDKCKNFDKLTECCICLERKPEVSLPCAHSYCLTCIEQWNVKLNNKTCPICRERLETTDDTWVISDAPDTDEIVAEICSNLEELSQLSPKHMPK, encoded by the exons ATGGGGCAGGGCTCAAGCTCCAGTTGCGGTTCTGGAACCAACCATGAGGATCTGGGATCCTTTCCCGTCGAGTTGGTCCAAGAAGACCTGCTGCGACATGCCAGAATCTTCGCCGAGATCGCTGCTCTATCGTACGAAGACTTTGTCCGGCAAATGGGAGAACTcaacaaatt GTCAAAAAAATGTCTGGATTCGAATGGGAAGCAACTGGTCTTTGCGGTGAAAAAAGGCACCGATTCGACAATCCTCTGGAAAGGCACCGTTCGTATTGGTTGTGTCAAGATTGATCCGTCGACATCATCCGTAGAAACTTATCGTCTAATCAATCTGGCAGAATTTTTGCAAGTGTTTAAAACTCTTCAAGGACATATCAAATGCATAGAAGCAAATGCTAAAAAGATCACGATAAATGCAAGCACTTCAAGCGATACAAATTCAACGCCATATTTGACTGCTtcgattttattacaaaaaattgaTGATATtgataaatgtaaaaattttgacAAACTTACAGAATGTTGTATTTGCCTAGAAAGAAAACCAGAAGTGAGTCTACCTTGTGCACACTCATACTGTCTTACCTGCATAGAACAATG GAACgttaaattgaacaataaaaCGTGTCCAATATGTCGAGAAAGGCTAGAGACCACCGACGATACCTGGGTGATTTCCGATGCTCCCGATACGGATGAAATAGTTGCTGAAATATGTTCCAATTTGGAAGAATTATCTCAACTATCTCCAAAACACATGCCaaaataa
- the LOC143910550 gene encoding protein SPT2 homolog, whose protein sequence is MDFGSVLQAAASRQGVAARPESNFYKTKFEPPKKENKSKTLSSNIQKFLAKKEEEERQKSKEARRKRDELLAMRDTKATNKIKKMLKVIKSANKSVLDEAVDNVNTAVTMHGPDQPDEDDYGYVSQEASAFYSKMMERYKSVPEEEKFPTGKKKISHDLLGTKDRVRAAINRQQEEDSMPHKRKRKSHTNAHEDDDGHSDDTTRRQERVEEKPKPKRPPAPPPLDFNQLLKIAEKKQFEPIVVETKKVEYSEEYERPMTKKQKREFEEQKAFREARLRREKERAMAPTGKKQDSAPRSSIQREESLSKSSHVKKPEASKSQNSVTSMRIPKIGDRSNNNSNNSNNNSNPKNIKNDGNKGEKSLIKKDDRNRESLSKGTKDINLQKSRFNDGGNRMNMSHNINNSRTPLNTSQSSRIPKESNDSQNTSSKNGIAHQSANKSLSNANHKASLSTSKVNGHHPINSSNSNSSLSAKTSKNNIGNQRPIKYQNEKTSASASGQGPKDLKAKHLVSEKDVSKNRLSAMGKLNVQERKASPSYENKPGKLNTLTPNKDAKRLPNDVKKSRPFPPSDIKGARQFPPSDVKGVRQFPPSDVRGIRQFPPPDVKGARQFPPPDIRKKKEKPILKRRIIDDDDSEYDSSLEDFIDDGPEEGNDVSKYIKEIFGYDKSRYRDTEDDVANMESNYSQVMREEYISKKIGIMEDLEDMRMEALEKQKKSGKKKRRID, encoded by the exons ATGGATTTCGGTTCCGTTCTGCAGGCGGCAGCGTCGCGCCAAGGCGTCGCTGCTCGTCCTGAG AGTAACTTTTACAAAACTAAATTTGAGCCGcccaaaaaagaaaataaatcgaaaacattatcttcaaatatacaaaaatttctTGCCAAAAAAGAAGAAGAGGAACGTCAAAAGTCGAAAGAGGCTCGGCGGAAGAGAGATGAATTGTTGGCGATGCGAGACACTAAAgctacaaataaaattaagaaaatgttgaAAGTTATAAAGTCTGCAAACAAGTCGGTGCTCGATGAAGCTGTGGATAATGTTAATACTGCGGTGACGATGCACGGTCCCGATCAACCCGATGAAGACGATTACGGTTACGTGTCTCAGGAGGCGTCTGCGTTTTATTCGAAAATGATGGAACGATATAAAAGTGTACCTGAGGAAGAGAAGTTTCCGACCGGGAAGAAAAAGATCAGTCACGATTTGTTGGGTACAAAAGATAGAGTCCGAGCGGCTATTAACCGACAGCAAGAGGAGGATTCCATGCCCCATAAAAGAAAAAGGAAATCTCATACCAATGCACACGAAGATGATGAtg GTCATAGTGATGATACTACTAGACGGCAAGAAAGGGTAGAAGAGAAACCAAAACCAAAACGACCACCGGCACCACCACCTCTTGACTTCAATCAGTTGCTGAAAATTGCTGAAAAAAAGCAATTTGAACCAATAGTTGTCGAAACAAAAAAGGTTGAATATAGTGAAGAGTATGAAAGACCAATGACTAAAAAACAGAAGAGGGAATTCGAGGAACAAAAGGCTTTCAGAGAAGCTCGTCTACGTAGGGAAAAAGAACGAGCAATGGCTCCAACAG gtaAAAAGCAAGATTCAGCACCACGCTCTAGTATCCAAAGAGAAGAATCTCTATCAAAATCATCACACGTAAAAAAACCTGAGGCATCAAAATCTCAAAATAGTGTGACTAGTATGCGAATTCCAAAAATTGGTGATAggtctaataataatagtaataatagcAATAATAACAGCAAtcccaaaaatatcaaaaatgatGGAAATAAAGGAGAGAAAAGTCTCATTAAGAAAGATGATAGAAATAGGGAATCGCTTAGTAAAGGTACTAAAGatattaatttacaaaaatctAGATTCAATGATGGGGGAAATAGAATGAATATGagtcataatataaataattcaagaaCACCATTAAATACGTCACAGAGTAGTAGAATTCCAAAAGAATCGAACGACTCACAAAATACATCTTCTAAAAATGGCATTGCACACCAAAGCGCAAATAAATCTCTCAGTAATGCAAATCATAAAGCATCACTATCCACATCGAAGGTTAATGGCCACCATCCTATCAATTCTTCCAATTCTAATTCATCTCTAAGTGCTAAAACTTCTAAAAACAATATTGGAAATCAAAGACCAATTAagtatcaaaatgaaaaaacgAGTGCTAGTGCAAGTGGTCAAGGGCCAAAAGATTTAAAAGCAAAGCACCTAGTTTCAGAAAAAGATGTGAGTAAGAACAGATTGTCTGCAATGGGAAAATTGAATGTGCAAGAAAGAAAAGCGTCTCCATCATACGAAAATAAGCCAGGAAAGCTCAACACACTAACTCCTAATAAAGACGCAAAACGTTTACCAAATGATGTTAAAAAAAGTAGACCTTTCCCCCCATCAGATATTAAAGGAGCACGTCAATTCCCTCCATCAGATGTCAAAGGAGTCCGTCAATTTCCTCCATCGGATGTTCGAGGAATACGCCAGTTTCCTCCACCAGATGTTAAAGGAGCTCGTCAATTCCCTCCACCAGATATaagaaaaaagaaagaaaaaccaattttaaaaa GGAGAATTATAGACGACGATGATTCTGAATATGATTCTTCATTAGAAGATTTTATAGATGATGGTCCTGAAGAGGGAAATGATGTATCGAAAtacattaaagaaatatttggctATGATAAATCAAG atatcgaGATACTGAAGATGATGTTGCAAACATGGAATCGAACTATTCCCAGGTTATGCGAGAAGAAtatattagtaaaaaaatag gtATAATGGAAGATTTAGAAGACATGAGAATGGAGGCATTAGAGAAACAAAAGAAGTCGGGAAAGAAAAAAAGAAGAATcgactaa